In the Quercus lobata isolate SW786 chromosome 5, ValleyOak3.0 Primary Assembly, whole genome shotgun sequence genome, one interval contains:
- the LOC115989979 gene encoding uncharacterized protein LOC115989979, translating to MSCFKLPKGLVKDLEGLIHKFWWGYGGEHRKTHWVKWERLCEAKEVGGLGFKEIEKFNDALLAKQVWRLINNPDSLCHRVFKARFFPDCSILEAQASSSGSYAWKSIISARDVIRKGMVWHIGTGEAVRIKEDRWLPGSTNCSVISPLPSLAPDAKVSSLIDQE from the coding sequence ATGAGTTGTTTTAAACTCCCAAAGGGTCTTGTTAAGGATCTGGAAGGATTAATTcacaaattttggtggggataTGGTGGAGAGCATCGGAAAACCCACTGGGTGAAATGGGAGCGTTTATGTGAAGCCAAAGAAGTAGGGGGGTTGGGgtttaaagaaattgaaaaattcaacgATGCTTTATTGGCGAAACAAGTGTGGCGTCTGATTAATAATCCTGATTCTCTATGCCATAGAGTTTTCAAGGCCCGTTTCTTCCCGGATTGCTCTATCTTGGAAGCTCAAGCTTCTAGCTCGGGGTCTtatgcttggaaaagcattATTAGTGCTAGGGATGTAATTCGAAAAGGGATGGTTTGGCACATTGGTACAGGGGAGGCTGTGCGAATTAAGGAGGATAGGTGGCTGCCTGGAAGTACTAACTGCTCAGTCATATCACCCCTTCCATCTTTGGCTCCTGATGCGAAAGTGTCCTCTTTGATTGATCAAGAATGA
- the LOC115989980 gene encoding uncharacterized protein LOC115989980 gives MSCLSWNCRGLGNPQTEDEVVALITTKDPKLVFLMETKADKSALERVGRRIQFTNLFFVPCVNSGGGLALYWKSDVDVDVQSSSNRHIDAIINHGVDDAWCFTGFYGDPDTASRENSWSLLRDLSHHSSLPWVCLGDFNEILFADEKLGWLDRPERQMQSFRDALDFCRLKDLGFNGYPFTWCNRRPGDQNTWIRLDRGVATIDWILKFPTSRIHHLDAFHSDHKPLLLCSDSEFRRFYRKGKPFRFEAMWLKDLSCAISI, from the coding sequence ATGAGTTGCCTTAGctggaactgtcgtgggcttgggaacccacagACAGAGGATGAAGTAGTTGCCCTAATAACTACAAAAGATCCCAAGTTGGTTTTCTTAATGGAAACCAAAGCTGACAAATCTGCTTTAGAGAGAGTTGGTAGAAGGATTCAATTTACTAatcttttctttgttccttgtGTTAATTCAGGTGGTGGCCTTGCTTTGTATTGGAAATCTGATGTTGATGTGGATGTGCAATCTTCTTCCAATCgacatattgatgctattattaACCATGGAGTGGATGACGCCTGGTGTTTCACAGGTTTCTATGGAGACCCTGATACAGCTAGCCGGGAAAACTCCTGGTCTCTTCTTCGAGATTTAAGCCACCATTCATCGTTGCCTTGGGTGTGTTTAggtgatttcaatgaaattttgtttgctgATGAGAAATTAGGTTGGTTGGATAGACCGGAGCGACAAATGCAGAGTTTCAGGGATGCTTTGGACTTCTGTAGACTGAAAGACCTGGGTTTTAATGGCTACCCTTTCACTTGGTGTAATCGTAGACCGGGTGATCAAAATACCTGGATTCGGCTAGACAGGGGTGTAGCAACCATTGATTGGATCTTGAAATTCCCCACCTCCCGCATTCATCATCTAGATGCTTTCCATTCTGACCATAAGCCGCTGTTGCTTTGTTCGGATTCTGAATTCAGGCGATTTTATAGAAAGGGTAAACCATTTCGATTTGAAGCTATGTGGTTAAAAGATTTATCTTGTGCCATTTCGATTTGA
- the LOC115989981 gene encoding receptor-like protein 13, whose product MANFSSLEILDLSRNDFTGSITPYIRAFSSLKAISLSYNRLNGTLDTSGFCVLKKLEEIELASNGFEGMLPPCLNNLTSLTYLDISGNRLNGNLSSSPIANLTSLEYIDLSYNLFEGLFSFSLFANHSKLKVIQFLSDNNKLDIETENHSWDPLFQLKVLVLSNCNLNKLTGNFPKFLLNQHGLQVVDISHSKLNGNFPIWLLENNAGLQLLNLRSNSFTGEFHLPSDHYMNLRWLDLSENHFDGKLQENIRKWIPKLEYLNLSHNQFEGNLPSSISDMSNLWALDLSFNNFYGEVPMELVANCTSWEILRLSNNNFHGEIFSRHFNLSLYSLELQNNNFKGTLPVIPLKVRLLLNISNNHMTGTIPLWIVNRSTSPLYVVDLSGNSFEGQIPCGLASSEVINISHNFLSGLLPSCLNLWDVRHLQLQGNKLTGSLPKAILNSSSLVTLDIRDNRFIGSIPDEIDGLSNLKVLSLSGNHFGGVISKQLCRLKRIGIMDLSCNSFSGSIPYCFNNISFGKLAARDFVYTPSASFYINGFSFPYKSLLNRDFKIEGSFSYFYEQVEIEIVTKYRADLYKGLNLDIMSAMDLSFNKLIGEIPPKLGRLSSLHALNLSHNQLTGPIPKSFSNLSQLESLDLSHNNLSGQIPSALTDLTFLAVFTVAHNNLSGKVPEMKQQFSTFEESSYEGNPFLCGAPLKKSCLNTDESPPSSQKSSETSDGRWYEVDLLAFFTSFLVSCIIFFLGVVSVLYINPHWQQRCFNLVEDCMYLCYFFALNTLKELSSRMCH is encoded by the exons ATGGCAAATTTCAGCAGTTTGGAAATTTTAGATTTGAGTAGAAATGATTTCACTGGAAGCATTACTCCATATATCAGAGCGTTTTCTTCTCTCAAGGCTATATCATTATCTTATAATAGACTCAATGGAACTTTAGACACTTCAG gGTTTTGTGTGCTGAAGAAACTTGAAGAGATAGAGCTTGCTAGTAATGGCTTTGAAGGGATGCTTCCTCCATGCCTAAACAATTTGACATCTCTTACGTACTTAGATATATCTGGCAACCGGTTAAATGGAAACTTGTCTTCATCTCCAATAGCCAACCTAACATCCCTTGAGTACATTGATTTGAGTTATAATCTTTTTGAAGGTTTATTCTCATTCAGTTTATTTGCTAATCACTCCAAGCTTAAGGTGATTCAATTTTTGAGTGATAACAACAAACTTGATATAGAAACTGAGAATCACAGTTGGGACCCTTTGTTTCAATTAAAGGTCTTAGTACTGTCTAATTGTAATCTCAACAAGCTTACTGGCAACTTTCCTAAGTTTCTCTTGAACCAACACGGATTGCAAGTCGTTGATATCTCTCATAGTAAATTGAATGGAAACTTCCCCATATGGTTGCTTGAAAACAACGCTGGACTACAACTGTTAAATCTTCGAAGTAACTCTTTCACGGGCGAGTTTCATTTGCCATCAGATCACTACATGAATCTTCGTTGGTTGGATCTCTCAGAAAATCACTTTGATGGGaaacttcaagaaaatatcagaAAGTGGATTCCAAAATTAGAATAtctaaatttatcccataatCAATTTGAAGGTAATCTTCCATCCTCAATAAGTGACATGAGTAATTTGTGGGCTTTGGACTTGtcctttaataatttttatggaGAGGTACCAATGGAATTGGTTGCTAATTGCACCTCCTGGGAAATTTTGAGGTTATCTAATAATAACTTTCATGGTGAAATTTTCTCAAGGCACTTCAACCTATCCTTGTATTCTTTAGAATTGCAAAATAACAATTTCAAAGGCACTCTTCCAGTTATACCCCTAAAGGTACGGCTTCTCCTAAATATTAGCAACAACCACATGACAGGTACAATTCCTCTATGGATAGTAAATCGTAGTACGTCACCACTGTATGTTGTTGACTTGAGTGGCAACTCATTCGAAGGCCAGATTCCATGTGGACTAGCTTCATCTGAAGTAATAAACATTTCTCATAACTTTCTTTCAGGATTGTTACCTTCTTGCTTGAATCTATGGGATGTTAGGCACCTACAATTGCAAGGGAACAAACTGACAGGGTCATTACCAAAAGCTATTCTCAATTCATCATCTCTTGTGACATTGGATATTAGAGATAATCGCTTTATCGGTAGCATCCCTGATGAAATTGATGGACTTTCCAACTTAAAAGTGCTTTCGTTAAGTGGTAATCATTTTGGTGGTGTGATTTCAAAGCAGTTGTGTCGGTTAAAGAGGATAGGTATAATGGATCTTTCTTGTAACTCTTTTTCTGGGTCAATACCGTACTGCTTTAACAACATATCCTTTGGGAAGCTAGCTGCTAGAGATTTTGTCTATACACCTAGTgcttctttttatataaatggtTTTTCCTTCCCATATAAATCTCTTCTAAATAGGGATTTTAAAATTGAAGGGTCATTTTCGTACTTCTATGAACAAGTTGAGATTGAGATTGTGACGAAATATAGGGCTGACTTGTACAAGGGTCTCAATCTTGATATCATGTCTGCAATGGATTTGTCATTCAACAAACTAATAGGTGAAATCCCACCAAAGCTAGGACGGCTATCTTCACTACATGCACTAAACTTGTCTCACAATCAGTTGACTGGTCCTATTCCAAAATCGTTCTCAAATTTGTCTCAATTAGAGAGCTTAGACCTTTCTCACAACAATTTGAGTGGACAAATTCCTTCAGCATTGACTGATCTGACATTTCTAGCAGTTTTTACTGTAGCTCACAACAACTTATCAGGTAAAGTTCCAGaaatgaaacaacaattttcaacaTTTGAAGAGAGCAGCTATGAAGGAAATCCATTTCTTTGCGGTGCACCACTAAAGAAAAGTTGCCTCAATACTGATGAATCACCTCCATCATCACAAAAATCTTCAGAGACAAGTGACGGCAGATGGTATGAAGTTGATCTTCTAGCCTTCTTTACAAGTTTTTTGGTATCttgcattattttctttttgggtgtAGTCAGTGTTCTTTATATTAATCCTCATTGGCAGCAACGATGCTTCAACTTGGTTGAGGATTGTATGTacttgtgttatttttttgctttaaatacCCTAAAAGAGCTGTCAAGCCGTATGTGTCATTAG